The Mesorhizobium loti genome includes a region encoding these proteins:
- a CDS encoding four-helix bundle copper-binding protein, with product MHQLSPKMRACIEECLRCYSTCLSTAMGHCLEMGGKHTERNHFTLMMACAEICRTSAHFMLLGSKHHKHVCGECAEICGQCADDCERLGDMQECVDACRQCAEACRTMAG from the coding sequence ATGCACCAACTGAGCCCGAAAATGAGGGCCTGCATCGAGGAATGCTTGCGCTGCTATTCAACATGCCTTTCGACCGCGATGGGCCATTGTCTGGAAATGGGCGGAAAGCACACCGAGAGGAACCATTTCACCTTGATGATGGCCTGCGCCGAGATCTGCCGAACATCGGCGCATTTCATGCTGCTCGGCTCGAAGCATCATAAGCATGTCTGCGGTGAATGCGCGGAGATCTGTGGCCAATGCGCGGATGATTGCGAGCGCCTCGGCGACATGCAGGAGTGTGTCGACGCTTGCCGGCAATGCGCAGAAGCCTGCCGCACGATGGCTGGTTAG
- a CDS encoding multicopper oxidase family protein: protein MHRRAFLAAGLVTVFASPRAIAQMKMDDMPGMDMGGHAGHDMAAAPQGAAVLREGETLRDLPRLANDARTPGLFRGKLTAESATVRFAEGLDTPILGYNGLSPGPLIEATEGDRVEITFANRIPEETSTIHWHGMPVPSDQDGNPMDPVATGADRTYSFELPEGSAGSYWYHPHPHGKTAEQVYRGLAGAFVVKPKVDPIPAAYGDTVLVFTDLRLAADGTMPDNTMVDLMNGRVGDHVLVNGQKNPQVTVPFGTKRRFRLYNATNARFLRLSFEASMTVIGTDGGLLETPITVDEILLSPAERLELIVSFDKPGPATLYTLDYDRGWMGAGRPADAGLTLLTVNVSETPAEPVPPLPDRLRPISRIGAPAVNRRFVFTETMAMNASGMEMGFLINGAAFDMGRIDVVSKTGQVELWEIVNKADMDHPFHVHGTQFQVVDHERDGQVSKPAYLAWKDTVNVARGETVRLLLRQDRPGPRMYHCHILEHEQLGMMGIVDVQA, encoded by the coding sequence ATGCATCGACGCGCTTTTCTGGCGGCAGGTCTTGTGACGGTTTTTGCGAGCCCGCGCGCCATCGCTCAAATGAAGATGGATGACATGCCCGGCATGGATATGGGCGGTCACGCAGGTCACGATATGGCCGCAGCGCCGCAAGGCGCGGCCGTGCTGCGTGAAGGAGAAACACTTCGCGACTTGCCTCGCCTCGCCAACGATGCCCGCACCCCCGGCCTGTTCAGGGGGAAGCTGACGGCAGAGTCCGCCACGGTGCGTTTTGCGGAAGGGCTGGATACGCCCATCCTTGGCTACAACGGCCTGAGTCCAGGGCCATTGATCGAAGCGACCGAGGGCGACCGCGTCGAGATCACATTCGCGAACCGAATTCCTGAAGAGACGAGCACCATCCATTGGCATGGCATGCCCGTTCCGTCTGACCAGGACGGCAATCCGATGGACCCCGTCGCAACCGGCGCCGACCGCACCTACAGCTTCGAACTGCCCGAAGGAAGCGCGGGTTCATACTGGTACCATCCGCATCCGCACGGCAAGACGGCCGAGCAAGTCTATCGTGGTCTTGCCGGCGCATTCGTGGTCAAGCCGAAGGTCGATCCGATCCCGGCCGCCTATGGCGATACCGTGCTGGTGTTTACCGACCTTCGCCTCGCCGCCGATGGCACCATGCCGGACAACACGATGGTCGACCTGATGAACGGACGCGTCGGCGATCATGTACTTGTCAACGGACAGAAGAATCCTCAGGTAACGGTGCCCTTTGGCACGAAGCGGCGCTTCCGGCTCTACAACGCGACAAACGCACGTTTCCTTCGACTGTCGTTTGAAGCGTCAATGACAGTTATCGGAACGGACGGTGGTCTGCTGGAGACCCCGATCACAGTCGACGAGATCCTTCTCAGTCCCGCGGAACGCCTTGAACTGATCGTATCATTCGACAAGCCCGGCCCCGCCACGCTGTACACGCTCGACTACGATCGCGGCTGGATGGGCGCAGGCCGGCCTGCCGATGCAGGCCTGACACTGCTGACGGTCAATGTTTCGGAGACGCCGGCCGAGCCGGTTCCGCCGCTGCCGGACCGGCTGCGGCCGATCTCGCGGATCGGTGCCCCCGCCGTCAACCGTCGCTTCGTGTTCACCGAAACCATGGCCATGAACGCCAGCGGCATGGAGATGGGGTTCCTGATCAACGGCGCCGCCTTTGACATGGGCCGCATCGATGTCGTCTCGAAAACAGGACAAGTCGAGCTCTGGGAAATTGTCAACAAGGCTGACATGGACCATCCGTTCCACGTCCACGGGACGCAGTTTCAGGTGGTCGACCATGAGCGCGACGGCCAGGTTTCGAAACCGGCCTACCTGGCCTGGAAAGACACCGTCAACGTCGCGCGCGGCGAGACGGTGCGGCTCTTGCTGCGCCAGGACCGGCCGGGGCCACGCATGTATCACTGCCACATCCTGGAGCATGAGCAGCTCGGCATGATGGGCATTGTCGACGTGCAGGCATAG
- a CDS encoding murein L,D-transpeptidase yields the protein MILSALAIFVSGCVSTVLEVADKANQPINASLVSDMSRRKMTPADPILIRIFKDESELEIWKRDRSGRYALLKTFPMCRWSGKLGPKTRNGDRQAPEGFYQVSAGMLNPNSQYYLSFNLGYPNKLESALGYRGEALMVHGACSSSGCFALTDAGVAEIYSVVREAIRGGQSSFQVQAFPFRMTPENMAKNRNDPNFDFWTNLKQGYDNFEVTRRPPKVSYCDRRYVFDAEFEGGDPRDPLASCPPLLNSENGAVAARDDADARKTAALLASGATIEAHAYSDGGMHPSFRKLLQSRGAAALAKKTSLDDVPISRPEAALADPHSPSE from the coding sequence TTGATTTTGTCCGCGCTTGCAATTTTTGTGTCGGGGTGCGTGTCGACTGTTCTCGAAGTCGCTGACAAAGCAAACCAGCCGATCAATGCAAGCCTCGTCAGCGATATGAGCAGGCGGAAAATGACGCCGGCCGATCCGATTCTGATCCGGATCTTCAAGGATGAGAGTGAGCTGGAGATCTGGAAACGTGATCGCTCTGGGCGATACGCGCTTCTGAAGACCTTTCCGATGTGCCGCTGGTCCGGCAAACTTGGACCCAAAACCAGGAATGGTGACCGTCAGGCTCCAGAAGGGTTCTATCAGGTGTCCGCGGGCATGCTGAATCCGAATTCTCAGTATTATCTGTCATTCAACCTCGGTTACCCCAACAAGCTGGAAAGCGCCCTTGGCTATCGCGGCGAAGCGTTGATGGTTCATGGTGCATGCTCATCGTCGGGTTGTTTCGCGCTCACTGATGCCGGGGTTGCGGAAATCTACTCGGTCGTCCGGGAGGCCATAAGGGGCGGTCAGTCATCATTTCAGGTACAGGCTTTTCCATTCCGGATGACCCCGGAAAACATGGCGAAGAACCGCAATGATCCCAATTTTGATTTCTGGACGAACCTTAAGCAGGGTTACGACAATTTTGAAGTGACACGCCGTCCGCCGAAGGTCTCTTACTGCGATAGACGGTATGTTTTCGACGCGGAGTTTGAAGGTGGCGATCCACGCGATCCGCTCGCTTCCTGTCCACCTCTGCTAAATTCGGAAAATGGTGCTGTGGCCGCTCGAGACGATGCCGATGCACGCAAGACGGCAGCCCTTCTCGCTTCCGGCGCAACCATCGAAGCTCATGCCTATTCAGATGGAGGCATGCACCCAAGCTTCCGGAAACTTCTCCAAAGCCGTGGCGCCGCGGCCCTTGCCAAGAAAACGTCGTTGGACGACGTGCCGATTAGCCGGCCGGAGGCCGCCTTGGCGGACCCGCATAGTCCGAGTGAATGA
- the cueR gene encoding Cu(I)-responsive transcriptional regulator, translating into MNIGEAAAESGVSAKMIRYYESIGLISNATRTDAGYRVYSGDDVHTLGFIRRARDLGFSVDQMTDLLALWSDRSRASADVKRIAMEHVAELERKMRELRDMSKTLRHLAEHCQGDGRPHCPIIENLSSGHEAGPARSSKRPKLGGEIARQRQAF; encoded by the coding sequence ATGAACATAGGTGAAGCTGCCGCGGAATCAGGCGTCTCGGCCAAGATGATCCGCTACTATGAGTCGATCGGACTCATCTCGAACGCTACCCGCACCGACGCTGGCTACCGGGTCTATTCCGGCGACGACGTTCATACGCTCGGCTTCATCCGCCGGGCGCGTGATCTTGGCTTTTCGGTCGACCAGATGACCGATCTGCTTGCTCTATGGAGCGATCGCTCGCGGGCGAGCGCCGATGTCAAGCGGATTGCGATGGAACATGTCGCCGAACTCGAGCGGAAAATGCGCGAACTCCGCGATATGTCAAAGACGCTGCGGCATCTGGCGGAGCACTGCCAGGGGGATGGTCGGCCGCACTGCCCGATCATCGAGAACCTTTCCAGCGGTCACGAGGCCGGACCAGCCAGGTCGTCCAAGCGCCCGAAGCTCGGCGGCGAGATCGCCAGGCAACGGCAGGCTTTCTGA
- a CDS encoding DedA family protein — translation MAALYSALFVSAFLAATILPVSSEVVLAGLIVSGRGDPALLLAVATLGNTLGSVVNWILGRGIDSLQTRRWFPVTPERYEQASRTFRRFGEWTLLFAWLPVFGDAFTIAAGAARVNLGVFVALVALGKAARYAVVIAGGLWAIG, via the coding sequence GTGGCGGCGCTCTATAGCGCGCTGTTCGTCAGCGCGTTCCTCGCCGCAACCATCCTGCCGGTCTCATCGGAAGTGGTGCTCGCCGGCCTGATCGTCTCGGGTCGCGGCGATCCGGCGCTGCTCCTTGCGGTCGCCACGCTCGGTAACACGCTCGGCTCCGTGGTGAACTGGATTCTGGGGCGTGGCATCGACTCGCTCCAGACCAGGCGCTGGTTTCCTGTAACTCCCGAGCGCTATGAGCAGGCCAGCCGGACGTTCCGACGCTTTGGCGAATGGACTCTGCTGTTTGCCTGGCTGCCGGTTTTCGGAGATGCTTTCACCATTGCGGCAGGCGCGGCACGCGTGAATCTCGGCGTGTTCGTTGCTCTCGTCGCATTGGGCAAGGCGGCGCGGTACGCGGTTGTCATTGCCGGAGGATTATGGGCGATCGGGTGA
- a CDS encoding transglutaminase-like cysteine peptidase: MAAGIAAGLAVLAWAVAPADAAHPMATGGPTSQPIGHYDFCKTNPAECSIRPTNLAPATMTDALWRKLTSVTAKVNAAVKPRSDYDIYGKDEVWAYPNRGVGDCEDYVLEKRRELNRMGMSLADLLITVLRKPDGEGHAVLTVRTDKGDYILDNLTDKVRQWDQTDYQFLKRQAVGNTGHWVSIRDGQPMLVGAVQ, from the coding sequence ATGGCTGCCGGAATTGCAGCCGGACTGGCTGTTTTGGCATGGGCTGTGGCGCCAGCGGATGCTGCGCATCCGATGGCAACGGGCGGCCCCACCTCGCAGCCGATAGGACACTACGATTTCTGCAAGACCAATCCGGCCGAGTGCTCGATCCGCCCAACCAATCTCGCACCCGCAACCATGACCGATGCGCTGTGGCGCAAGCTGACCAGCGTGACCGCCAAGGTCAACGCCGCTGTCAAGCCGAGGAGCGACTATGACATTTACGGCAAGGATGAAGTCTGGGCCTATCCCAACAGGGGCGTCGGCGACTGCGAAGACTACGTCCTCGAGAAGCGCCGTGAACTGAACCGCATGGGAATGTCGCTGGCCGATCTTCTGATCACTGTCCTGCGCAAGCCGGACGGCGAAGGCCATGCGGTGCTGACGGTCCGCACCGACAAAGGCGACTATATTTTGGACAACCTGACTGACAAGGTCCGCCAGTGGGATCAAACAGATTATCAGTTTTTGAAGCGTCAGGCCGTCGGCAACACCGGACACTGGGTCTCGATCCGGGACGGCCAGCCAATGCTCGTCGGAGCGGTGCAGTAG
- a CDS encoding pyridoxine 5'-phosphate synthase: MPAKLSVNLNAIAMLRNRRDLPWPSVTGLGRFALAAGAHGLTVHPRPDERHTRHSDLPEIRALIDDEFPKAEFNIEGYPSEDFLALVEKHQPEQVTLVPDDPAQATSDHGWNFATEAAFLTPIVKRLKKGGFRVSLFSDPNPEGVTAARDTDADRIELYTGPYGSYHSGPAKAEKELERLGKTADAALAAGLQVNAGHDLVVKNLPALLMRIPALAEVSIGHGLTADALEYGMAGTVGRFLKACGW, translated from the coding sequence ATGCCTGCGAAGCTTTCCGTCAATCTCAACGCCATCGCCATGCTGCGCAACCGGCGCGACCTGCCGTGGCCGAGCGTGACCGGGCTCGGGCGCTTTGCCCTGGCCGCCGGCGCGCACGGGCTGACGGTGCATCCGCGCCCCGACGAACGGCACACGCGGCATTCCGACCTGCCGGAGATCAGGGCGCTGATCGACGACGAGTTCCCCAAGGCGGAGTTCAACATCGAGGGCTATCCGAGCGAGGATTTCCTGGCGCTTGTGGAAAAGCACCAGCCGGAGCAGGTGACGCTGGTGCCGGACGATCCTGCCCAGGCGACCTCCGACCATGGCTGGAACTTCGCTACTGAAGCGGCGTTCCTGACACCGATCGTCAAGCGCCTGAAAAAGGGAGGCTTTCGCGTGTCGCTGTTTTCCGATCCGAATCCCGAAGGGGTGACGGCCGCGCGAGACACCGACGCGGACCGGATCGAGCTCTATACCGGCCCCTACGGCAGCTATCATTCCGGTCCCGCAAAAGCTGAGAAGGAGCTGGAAAGATTGGGAAAAACCGCTGACGCCGCCCTTGCCGCCGGGCTCCAGGTCAATGCCGGGCACGATCTTGTGGTGAAGAACCTGCCGGCTTTGTTAATGCGCATTCCAGCGTTGGCCGAAGTGTCGATTGGACATGGATTGACCGCCGATGCATTGGAATATGGCATGGCCGGTACAGTCGGGCGGTTTCTGAAAGCCTGCGGCTGGTAG
- a CDS encoding heavy metal translocating P-type ATPase, whose product MNAVTPHTPVEPVSVPGSKIQIGIDGMTCASCVRRVEKAIASAPGVVGTSVNLATERAEVTFSGKPDLAPVIAAVSAVGYETRADTIELAIEGMTCASCVARIEKALKAVPGVTEASVNLATERATVRIIAGTIEAAALEGAVAAAGYEARQILPDADKDRERDGREAEIRTLGRLLALAALLTLPVFILEMGAHLMPAFHHWVMMTLGDWNWRLQFVLTTIVLFGPGLRFFKKGMPALLRGAPDMNALVALGSGAAWTYSLVATFIPNVLPAGTANVYYEAAAVIVTLILLGRYLEARAKGRTSEAIKKLVGLQPKTARLVKNGVTVEVPLAEVRVGDVVVIRPGEKIAVDGEIVEGSSFVDESMMTGEPLPVAKGIGSEVVGGTINKTGSFSFRATKVGSATLLAQIIRMVEAAQGSKLPIQALVDKVTAWFVPAVIAAALLTFGAWLVLGPQPALSFALVNAVAVLIIACPCAMGLATPTSIMVGTGRAAELGVLFRKGEALQTLRDATVIALDKTGTLTEGRPELTDFVVTDGFVEADVLRLVSSVEARSEHPVADAIVRAAERRGLVLVDVENFEAIPGYGARAVVERYKIEVGADRLMINLGLDISTFASASARLADEGKTPLYAAIDGRLAAIVAVADPIKASTPAAIAALHALGLRVAMVTGDNRRTAEAIGRRIGIDEIVAEVLPDGKVEAVKRLAAYGARVAFVGDGINDAPALAAADVGIAIGTGTDIAIESADVVLMSGDLRGVANAIALSKATIRNIGQNLFWAFAYNIALIPVAAGVLYPLNGTLLSPMLAAGAMALSSVFVLTNALRLRRFRAPIDDRVQASHFSVQVV is encoded by the coding sequence ATGAACGCCGTTACCCCGCACACGCCAGTCGAACCCGTTTCGGTTCCTGGTTCCAAAATTCAGATCGGCATTGATGGCATGACGTGCGCTTCGTGTGTGCGACGCGTCGAAAAGGCCATCGCCTCCGCGCCGGGCGTCGTCGGGACATCGGTCAATCTGGCGACCGAACGTGCCGAGGTGACTTTCTCCGGCAAGCCGGACCTTGCTCCCGTTATCGCTGCAGTGTCGGCCGTTGGCTACGAGACGCGCGCAGATACGATTGAACTCGCCATCGAAGGGATGACCTGCGCCTCCTGCGTGGCGCGCATCGAAAAGGCGCTGAAGGCTGTGCCGGGCGTAACCGAGGCCAGCGTCAATCTGGCAACGGAGCGTGCCACCGTCCGCATCATCGCGGGCACCATCGAGGCCGCCGCGCTCGAGGGGGCGGTGGCGGCAGCCGGCTACGAAGCGCGGCAGATCTTGCCGGACGCAGACAAGGACCGTGAGCGCGACGGGCGCGAAGCCGAGATTCGAACGCTGGGTCGTTTGCTTGCGTTGGCTGCGCTTTTGACGCTGCCGGTGTTCATACTCGAAATGGGCGCCCATCTTATGCCAGCCTTCCATCACTGGGTGATGATGACGCTCGGCGACTGGAACTGGCGATTGCAATTCGTCCTGACCACGATTGTTCTGTTTGGCCCCGGCCTGCGTTTCTTTAAGAAGGGAATGCCGGCGCTGCTCAGGGGCGCGCCAGACATGAACGCGCTGGTGGCGCTTGGGTCGGGTGCTGCCTGGACCTACTCGCTCGTCGCGACTTTCATCCCCAATGTCCTGCCGGCAGGCACTGCCAACGTCTATTACGAAGCGGCAGCCGTGATCGTGACGTTGATCCTGCTCGGCCGCTATCTCGAAGCGCGGGCCAAAGGCCGGACCAGCGAGGCGATCAAGAAACTCGTCGGGCTGCAGCCCAAGACTGCGCGCCTCGTCAAGAACGGCGTCACGGTCGAGGTGCCGCTCGCCGAGGTGCGGGTTGGTGACGTAGTGGTGATCCGCCCGGGCGAAAAGATCGCGGTCGACGGCGAGATCGTCGAGGGATCATCCTTCGTCGACGAGTCCATGATGACCGGCGAACCGCTGCCTGTCGCCAAGGGTATCGGCTCAGAAGTGGTCGGCGGCACCATTAACAAGACCGGCAGTTTTTCCTTCCGTGCCACAAAGGTCGGCTCGGCAACGCTGCTCGCCCAGATCATCCGCATGGTCGAAGCTGCGCAAGGCTCGAAGCTGCCGATCCAGGCGCTGGTCGACAAGGTGACCGCCTGGTTCGTGCCGGCCGTCATCGCGGCCGCCTTGCTCACCTTCGGCGCCTGGCTTGTGCTGGGTCCGCAGCCGGCCCTGTCTTTCGCCCTGGTCAACGCCGTTGCCGTTCTGATCATTGCCTGCCCTTGCGCCATGGGCCTTGCTACGCCGACCTCGATCATGGTCGGTACGGGCCGCGCGGCCGAACTGGGCGTGCTCTTCCGCAAGGGCGAGGCGCTGCAGACTCTGCGTGATGCTACGGTCATTGCCCTCGACAAGACCGGAACGCTCACCGAGGGCCGGCCCGAACTGACCGATTTCGTCGTGACTGACGGTTTTGTCGAAGCCGACGTTCTCCGGCTCGTAAGCTCCGTAGAGGCCCGGTCCGAGCACCCAGTCGCGGATGCGATCGTGCGGGCGGCCGAACGGCGCGGGCTTGTGCTTGTCGATGTCGAGAATTTCGAGGCCATTCCTGGCTACGGGGCGAGAGCTGTCGTCGAAAGGTACAAGATCGAGGTCGGTGCTGATCGCTTGATGATCAATCTCGGCCTGGACATCTCGACCTTTGCTTCGGCGTCAGCGCGCCTTGCCGACGAGGGTAAGACCCCACTCTATGCTGCCATTGATGGCAGGCTTGCGGCGATCGTCGCCGTTGCCGATCCGATCAAGGCATCGACGCCCGCAGCTATAGCGGCGCTGCATGCGCTTGGTCTTCGGGTCGCCATGGTAACCGGTGACAACCGCCGTACGGCGGAGGCGATCGGGCGGCGTATCGGCATCGACGAAATCGTCGCCGAGGTGCTGCCGGACGGCAAGGTCGAGGCCGTCAAACGGCTTGCCGCCTACGGCGCTCGCGTTGCCTTCGTCGGCGACGGCATAAACGATGCGCCAGCACTTGCGGCGGCGGATGTCGGCATAGCGATCGGCACTGGCACGGACATCGCCATCGAGAGCGCCGATGTTGTTCTGATGTCAGGCGATCTCCGCGGTGTCGCGAACGCGATCGCGCTCTCCAAGGCGACGATCCGCAACATTGGCCAGAACCTGTTCTGGGCCTTTGCCTACAACATCGCGCTCATCCCGGTCGCCGCTGGCGTGCTCTATCCGCTGAACGGCACGCTCCTGTCGCCGATGTTGGCGGCGGGCGCCATGGCGCTGTCCAGCGTCTTCGTTCTGACCAATGCCTTGCGTCTCAGGCGCTTCCGAGCGCCGATCGACGACAGGGTACAGGCCAGCCATTTTTCGGTGCAGGTCGTATGA
- a CDS encoding cytochrome b: MRWHFGIRLLHWLTVIALAAQIAIAFGPMNGPGMATMNWLPLHMSIGVTILAIIVLRLCWRIFTQPPVKHTTRSVRFATAFFHVFLYVMILAVLITGWLGYRPMPFMPPARLFGNLHVPLAPSVGGLSARAFAFIHAKLVWIMLGFIGVHILAALVHFLVLRDGVMRTMFFGRLDIASREEDAQLAVGDEAGCSPDRP, translated from the coding sequence ATGCGATGGCATTTCGGCATTCGTCTGCTGCATTGGCTGACCGTGATCGCGCTCGCGGCGCAAATCGCCATTGCCTTCGGACCGATGAACGGGCCGGGGATGGCGACGATGAACTGGCTTCCGCTCCACATGTCGATCGGCGTGACGATCCTTGCCATCATTGTCCTCAGGCTTTGCTGGCGCATCTTCACCCAGCCCCCTGTCAAGCACACCACACGCTCCGTGCGGTTTGCGACCGCTTTCTTTCACGTGTTTCTCTACGTCATGATCCTTGCCGTCCTGATAACGGGATGGCTCGGCTACCGGCCAATGCCTTTCATGCCTCCCGCACGGCTTTTCGGAAACCTGCATGTGCCGTTGGCGCCATCCGTCGGCGGACTGTCGGCAAGAGCTTTCGCGTTCATCCATGCAAAACTGGTCTGGATCATGCTTGGATTTATCGGCGTTCACATCCTGGCTGCGCTTGTGCATTTCCTGGTGCTTCGCGATGGTGTCATGCGCACCATGTTCTTTGGGCGGCTGGACATCGCTTCGCGGGAAGAGGACGCGCAGCTTGCGGTCGGCGATGAAGCCGGCTGCTCACCCGATCGCCCATAA
- a CDS encoding YdcF family protein encodes MFFVISKLIEFFLLPSNLVALLGLIGILAVLLGRSRLGRGCIIASVLLLAICGWSPLGPAALMVLENRFPQPVIDGPVTGIILLGGAVDTHISSDRDTLAMNEAGERLTATVDLSRRYPDARIFLSGGSGHIHGASTLTESQVARDILVSLGVSPQRIEMEERSRNTCENGRESAASVRPKPGEIWLLVTSASHMPRAIGCFRAAGFDVTPYPVDYRTRGIADLKRPTGSIAVGLAATDLAAHEWFGLLTYRIAGMTAEVFPSPWAERL; translated from the coding sequence ATGTTTTTCGTCATCTCCAAGCTCATCGAGTTTTTCCTGCTCCCTTCCAATCTTGTCGCGCTCCTCGGCCTGATCGGCATTCTTGCCGTGCTCCTCGGCAGATCTCGCCTGGGACGGGGGTGCATCATAGCGTCGGTTCTCTTGCTCGCCATCTGCGGTTGGAGCCCTCTGGGACCGGCTGCGTTGATGGTGCTGGAGAACCGCTTCCCCCAACCGGTTATCGATGGGCCCGTCACCGGCATCATCCTGCTTGGTGGAGCCGTCGACACCCATATCAGCAGCGACCGCGACACCTTGGCGATGAATGAGGCGGGAGAACGGCTGACGGCGACTGTCGATCTCAGCAGGCGCTATCCGGATGCCAGAATTTTTCTCTCCGGAGGGTCAGGTCATATTCACGGCGCCAGTACACTGACGGAATCCCAGGTCGCTCGCGATATCTTGGTGTCGCTCGGCGTGTCGCCGCAGCGCATCGAGATGGAGGAACGATCGCGAAATACCTGCGAAAACGGCAGGGAAAGCGCCGCCTCGGTTCGACCCAAGCCAGGCGAGATCTGGCTTCTTGTGACATCCGCTAGCCACATGCCCAGGGCGATCGGATGTTTTCGGGCCGCAGGATTTGACGTGACCCCTTATCCGGTCGACTATCGAACGCGCGGCATAGCAGATCTCAAGCGCCCGACTGGTTCGATCGCCGTCGGTCTTGCTGCGACCGATCTCGCCGCGCATGAATGGTTCGGATTGCTGACCTACAGGATTGCCGGCATGACGGCTGAGGTATTTCCTTCGCCCTGGGCGGAGCGCTTGTGA
- a CDS encoding DUF305 domain-containing protein: MNNIKLALATATFLAGAGSLALGQEMASPLPEQCRQADQMAPMPGMEMSKADMDDAHQAYMTAMEKMDPAMMEGIKAKDADVAFICGMIAHHQGAIDMAEVELKYGDNADAKKKAQMVIDAQKKEIKDYTKWLKTNAK, translated from the coding sequence ATGAACAATATCAAACTCGCCCTTGCGACCGCGACGTTTTTGGCCGGAGCAGGTTCGCTCGCTCTTGGCCAGGAAATGGCATCCCCGTTGCCCGAGCAATGCCGCCAGGCCGATCAGATGGCGCCTATGCCAGGAATGGAAATGTCGAAGGCTGACATGGACGACGCGCATCAGGCATACATGACGGCGATGGAGAAGATGGACCCGGCCATGATGGAGGGTATCAAGGCCAAGGATGCTGACGTGGCCTTCATCTGCGGGATGATCGCCCATCATCAGGGCGCGATCGATATGGCGGAAGTCGAGCTTAAGTACGGCGACAATGCCGACGCTAAGAAAAAGGCGCAGATGGTCATTGATGCTCAAAAGAAGGAAATCAAGGACTACACAAAGTGGCTCAAGACCAATGCAAAATAG
- a CDS encoding DUF1007 family protein → MNRKAASSIASIAPMIAFCLTGQASAHPHVFAEASLSITLSPDQSSVDSLQHLWRFDEIFSSTVMMEFDKNLDLKLDKSEMTLVSETVYASLADYKYFQLVTVDGKDILMDPPPSLTTKFENDQLIISFESKPKKPLMLAGKIDFGVYDPSFYTAIDFLTDDNLVVDRLPTTCSRAVIRPNADEAISQNQKTLTDAFFNDPAGTDMSKIFATKLELSCRAKG, encoded by the coding sequence ATGAATCGCAAAGCGGCATCTAGCATCGCATCAATCGCGCCGATGATAGCCTTTTGCCTGACGGGCCAGGCAAGCGCGCACCCACACGTTTTTGCGGAAGCAAGCCTCAGTATCACCCTTTCCCCTGACCAGTCGTCTGTAGACTCACTGCAGCATTTGTGGCGATTCGACGAAATATTCTCCAGCACGGTGATGATGGAGTTCGACAAGAATCTCGATCTCAAGCTCGACAAATCAGAGATGACTCTTGTTTCCGAAACGGTCTATGCATCGCTTGCTGATTACAAATATTTTCAGCTCGTAACGGTCGATGGAAAGGATATTTTGATGGATCCTCCACCATCGCTCACGACAAAATTCGAAAATGACCAGTTAATTATCTCATTCGAATCAAAGCCCAAAAAGCCCTTAATGCTTGCTGGAAAGATCGATTTCGGGGTTTACGATCCGAGCTTCTACACTGCCATCGATTTTCTGACGGATGACAATTTGGTGGTCGACCGGTTGCCGACAACGTGCTCTCGCGCTGTCATAAGGCCGAATGCCGACGAGGCCATTTCGCAGAATCAGAAAACTCTCACGGACGCGTTTTTCAACGATCCCGCCGGGACTGACATGAGCAAGATATTCGCGACGAAGCTTGAATTGTCCTGTAGGGCAAAAGGCTAG